In the Polyangiaceae bacterium genome, one interval contains:
- a CDS encoding sigma-70 family RNA polymerase sigma factor, with protein MSLALTTLDDAELLKRVALGGGDARPAAGEFYGRHVRYLYGALLKRQRRLLDVAAMSAEDLVQDTFRRAFERAHTFKPDAELDQERKRRRARAWLGRIAHNLLADQLRGLHEVSASPYLEQVPSDEREEAPPSTPEVKLMRQALETLSEREQDVLRVTALYQHAGSHQRLPNDVSQNLARRWGTSNENVRAIRSRALKKVKNYFTEHGLPPKEAP; from the coding sequence GTGTCCCTCGCCCTGACCACCCTTGACGACGCCGAGCTACTGAAACGAGTGGCGCTGGGCGGGGGGGACGCACGCCCAGCCGCCGGGGAGTTCTACGGTCGCCATGTTCGCTACTTGTACGGAGCCTTGCTCAAACGTCAGAGGCGTCTACTCGACGTCGCCGCCATGAGCGCCGAAGATCTCGTCCAGGATACCTTTCGCCGCGCTTTCGAGCGTGCGCATACCTTCAAGCCCGACGCGGAGCTGGACCAAGAACGCAAGCGGCGTCGCGCAAGGGCCTGGCTCGGGCGCATCGCACACAACCTGTTGGCCGACCAACTGCGCGGACTGCACGAAGTCTCGGCGTCGCCTTACCTGGAGCAGGTACCGAGCGACGAGCGCGAGGAAGCGCCCCCTTCGACTCCCGAAGTCAAACTCATGCGCCAGGCGCTGGAGACCCTCAGCGAGCGCGAGCAGGACGTCCTGCGCGTCACCGCGCTCTACCAACACGCGGGAAGCCACCAGCGGTTGCCGAACGACGTGAGCCAGAACTTGGCACGACGTTGGGGCACGTCCAACGAAAACGTCCGTGCCATTCGCAGCCGCGCGTTGAAGAAGGTGAAGAACTACTTCACCGAGCATGGACTCCCACCGAAGGAGGCACCGTGA
- a CDS encoding DUF1552 domain-containing protein, producing the protein MNNVKLSRRQVLRGLGGLTVALPLLPSLLEGSEARAATTGDPRRFIAMRSEHGGLLGSNMYPQQSTLTDTQSYAGYTVRRGDLALDTTGAKPSLSPVLTASALTSGLAAKMNLLRGLDLGFYIAHHRGGSLGNYGDSTDNEREYKPTCDQLLAYSPKFYTDLSSVLMRSMVVGDGGVSWGHTNPQDTSSPIEKLHAEKSSLELFKQVYKDPGNAQQQRSPIVDRVLEDYKRLRNSNRRLSARDKQRLDDHIARLDEIERRLKVQVSCNDITTPTKDSGDILQGGLYRDLNKHIEFWQLLNDVVVAALACNTSRIVTLCIGDLWDSGASGWFSDTTLEWHQEVAHKSHASDRQALMVAAQQGIFEHVFMDLATKLDAVQDVNGTLLDSCLMFWTQESGPYTHDPIGLPVVTMGGAGGWLKTGSYADYRNTGVVAHDGGGDPSGEVTHCGLLYNQWLGTAMQAMGLAPADYEAVPGGGYGLQFWATETWYAGYQKYSPAVVNAAGEALPFLKA; encoded by the coding sequence GTGAATAACGTGAAGCTGAGCCGCCGGCAGGTGCTCCGCGGCCTGGGGGGACTGACCGTGGCGCTCCCGCTCTTGCCGTCGCTACTCGAGGGCAGCGAGGCCCGAGCCGCAACCACGGGCGACCCGCGGCGTTTCATCGCCATGCGCAGTGAACACGGCGGGTTGCTAGGGTCGAACATGTACCCGCAGCAGAGTACCCTGACCGATACGCAGAGCTACGCGGGCTACACCGTGCGTCGCGGCGACCTGGCGCTGGACACGACGGGCGCCAAACCTTCGCTGTCGCCCGTACTGACGGCGAGCGCGCTGACCTCGGGCCTCGCCGCCAAGATGAATCTGCTGCGCGGCCTCGACCTGGGCTTCTACATCGCCCACCACCGCGGTGGTTCTTTGGGGAACTACGGTGACAGCACCGACAACGAGCGGGAGTACAAGCCTACCTGCGATCAGCTCTTGGCGTACTCCCCCAAGTTCTACACGGACCTGTCCTCGGTCTTGATGCGCAGCATGGTGGTGGGGGATGGCGGCGTGTCCTGGGGGCACACCAATCCCCAGGACACGAGCAGTCCCATCGAGAAGCTCCACGCCGAGAAGAGCTCGCTGGAGCTCTTCAAGCAGGTCTACAAGGACCCCGGCAATGCCCAACAACAGCGATCGCCGATCGTCGACCGCGTGCTGGAGGACTACAAGCGACTGCGCAACTCGAATCGACGGCTCTCGGCGCGAGACAAGCAGCGCTTGGACGACCACATCGCGCGGCTGGACGAGATCGAGCGGCGGCTGAAGGTGCAGGTGTCGTGCAACGACATCACGACGCCAACCAAGGATAGCGGTGACATTCTACAGGGTGGCCTCTATCGGGACCTGAACAAGCACATCGAGTTCTGGCAATTGCTCAACGACGTGGTCGTTGCCGCGCTGGCCTGCAATACCTCGCGCATCGTGACGCTCTGCATCGGGGATCTGTGGGACAGCGGCGCTTCGGGTTGGTTTTCGGACACGACGCTGGAATGGCATCAGGAGGTGGCACACAAATCTCACGCAAGCGATCGCCAGGCGCTCATGGTTGCTGCTCAGCAGGGCATCTTCGAGCACGTGTTCATGGACTTGGCGACGAAGCTCGACGCCGTGCAGGACGTCAACGGTACGTTGCTCGATTCCTGCTTGATGTTCTGGACGCAGGAGTCCGGCCCCTACACCCACGATCCCATCGGCTTGCCCGTGGTCACCATGGGTGGGGCGGGTGGTTGGCTCAAGACCGGAAGCTACGCTGACTACCGCAACACTGGCGTCGTGGCCCACGACGGTGGTGGCGATCCTTCGGGCGAGGTCACGCACTGCGGGTTGCTGTACAACCAGTGGTTGGGCACTGCCATGCAGGCCATGGGGCTCGCCCCAGCAGACTATGAAGCCGTCCCCGGCGGTGGCTACGGCTTGCAGTTCTGGGCGACCGAGACTTGGTACGCTGGCTATCAGAAGTACTCGCCGGCGGTGGTGAACGCCGCTGGCGAGGCGTTGCCGTTCCTGAAGGCATGA
- a CDS encoding SDR family oxidoreductase: MEGKICIVTGSNTGIGKETARGLAQRGATVILACRNADKAAAAVQDIRSSTGRSDLSAETLDLASMASIDAFARRIRDKYTRLDVLVNNAGIWPTQRQTTADGLEATFGVNHVGTHMLTLRLLPLLEASAPSRVVVLSSKLHYRGVVDWEDLQMERRRFNGPTQYSNSKLMNVLFTKALARRVAGKGVNVNAVHPGVVATELARNYPAFFVKIFHLFTISPAQGAQCSLHVATSPELAEVSGEYFESSRAKRASAKALDEGAQERLWELTESLIEARTRAAA; encoded by the coding sequence GTGGAAGGCAAGATTTGCATCGTTACTGGTAGCAACACGGGAATTGGCAAAGAGACCGCACGGGGCTTGGCGCAACGCGGCGCCACGGTCATCCTCGCCTGCCGCAACGCCGACAAGGCCGCCGCGGCCGTCCAGGACATCCGCAGCAGCACGGGCCGCAGCGACCTGAGTGCCGAGACCTTGGACCTGGCAAGCATGGCGAGCATCGACGCCTTCGCTCGGCGCATTCGCGACAAGTACACGCGCCTGGACGTGCTGGTGAACAACGCCGGGATCTGGCCCACGCAGCGTCAGACGACTGCCGACGGGCTGGAAGCCACTTTCGGAGTCAATCACGTGGGCACGCACATGCTCACACTGCGCCTGCTACCCTTGCTCGAGGCCAGCGCGCCGTCGCGAGTCGTGGTGCTCAGCTCCAAGTTGCACTATCGGGGCGTCGTGGACTGGGAGGACCTGCAAATGGAGCGGCGTCGCTTCAATGGTCCGACCCAGTACAGCAACAGCAAGCTCATGAACGTGCTGTTCACCAAAGCGCTGGCACGTCGCGTCGCCGGCAAAGGCGTGAACGTCAACGCCGTACATCCTGGCGTGGTGGCAACGGAGCTGGCGCGGAACTACCCGGCCTTCTTCGTCAAGATCTTCCACCTGTTCACGATCTCGCCAGCCCAGGGAGCCCAATGCTCCCTGCATGTCGCGACCTCACCGGAGCTCGCTGAAGTCAGCGGTGAGTACTTCGAGAGTTCACGCGCGAAGCGTGCTTCCGCCAAAGCCCTCGACGAAGGCGCGCAAGAGCGGCTCTGGGAACTCACCGAATCGCTAATCGAAGCACGGACCCGCGCAGCAGCCTGA
- a CDS encoding polysaccharide deacetylase family protein: protein MQKPALALLLLSLGFVACAEDPRQPVVHPGAAPTVTRHPKGTLAEQVAVVAAKSQPRTLGMDAASHALDVASASAELAAEPTPVACQLNETSRAAGLYLNDARSPGRVALTFDDGPHPGKTPRVLDLLQQHGLHATFFVVGAAIRPTTYHLLQRMVAEGHVIGSHSYNHDIKMATRRPGRGSIDYVRGQHEVTRILIDLALMAQSADDFTRLYRRIFEQKEVVYLPASALRRWPTYFERHRALLEEAGYVEGTRPYAVLYSRPPGGAPYLEPSEPWQREVYDTALAEAGLVNVMWHDESGDTNPEKRHDFAFLTANLQRGFKRGGVVLVHDYIRSDALSTALSAAFAPVAQTRPQIVPLAELAQDKFGCDETTLRASLSPRGEPQTRVATAATSAVR from the coding sequence ATGCAAAAGCCCGCTCTGGCCCTGCTCCTGTTGTCCCTCGGCTTCGTCGCGTGCGCAGAGGATCCCCGCCAGCCGGTCGTCCATCCTGGAGCGGCGCCGACGGTCACTCGACATCCCAAAGGAACACTGGCCGAACAGGTAGCTGTAGTCGCCGCCAAGAGCCAACCGCGGACCCTCGGGATGGATGCGGCGTCACATGCGCTGGATGTAGCTTCCGCTAGCGCCGAGCTCGCAGCCGAACCGACCCCAGTCGCCTGCCAGCTGAACGAGACCTCGCGTGCCGCAGGCCTCTACTTGAACGATGCTCGATCCCCCGGTCGAGTCGCCCTGACCTTCGACGATGGTCCGCACCCAGGCAAGACTCCGCGCGTGCTGGATCTGCTGCAGCAGCACGGCTTGCACGCCACCTTCTTCGTCGTCGGTGCTGCCATTCGACCTACGACCTACCACCTGCTGCAACGCATGGTGGCAGAAGGCCACGTGATCGGCAGCCACAGCTACAATCACGACATCAAGATGGCCACGCGACGGCCGGGGAGAGGCAGCATCGACTACGTACGGGGACAGCACGAGGTAACGCGCATCTTGATCGATCTGGCGCTGATGGCACAGTCGGCAGACGATTTCACGAGGCTCTATCGCCGGATCTTCGAGCAGAAGGAAGTCGTGTATCTGCCCGCCTCGGCGCTGCGGCGCTGGCCAACCTACTTCGAGCGCCACCGCGCATTGCTCGAGGAAGCGGGCTACGTGGAGGGGACCCGTCCCTACGCGGTGCTGTACTCACGCCCGCCGGGTGGTGCGCCCTATCTCGAACCGTCCGAGCCGTGGCAGCGCGAGGTGTACGACACCGCTCTGGCGGAAGCAGGGCTGGTGAACGTCATGTGGCATGACGAGTCCGGCGACACGAATCCGGAGAAACGCCACGACTTCGCCTTCCTGACGGCCAACCTCCAGCGCGGCTTCAAGCGCGGGGGCGTCGTGCTGGTGCACGACTACATCCGCAGTGACGCGCTCTCGACGGCGCTCTCGGCGGCGTTCGCGCCCGTCGCCCAGACGAGGCCCCAGATCGTCCCACTGGCAGAGCTGGCGCAGGACAAGTTCGGATGCGACGAAACGACACTGCGCGCGTCGCTCTCCCCGCGGGGGGAGCCGCAAACCCGCGTGGCGACTGCCGCAACGTCTGCTGTGCGCTGA
- a CDS encoding MYXO-CTERM sorting domain-containing protein has protein sequence MLKRVLGAALGSLLLTTSGNAGAFSTRVHIALANDVRDTLIASGADSVALRFGNYQVTFSAEDADAIRNHPLEFRAGAIGPDNTAFPGMTDPSHAIGQRPFEQCELLYKEAILPEEKAYAMGCFLHGSSDAVAHHYVNFLTGETFTLNPITSNRGQSWSNVIRHITAESMIQEALLKANPQAFENTRLNHTIPKSFVQRAYFDEQSVLWQMTAKHAKGKLDAAKAANPGASLVTVIQSSGLAAADHLILSPLYLREIDDERVATKASVDKTLADLQNPSTTDGATLGVGAGADGKLGTSDDTTACTASCPTLYSKYKVYVALTEPRFDAGNNPLPSAFEKISEKLRDDLFAFLPAYMQTVENLSSKLNEPIAPGSDGLSIDQGQVAGLFSPMTTWASDITTIDYATLAQALLPQWLISIQNALNAVGVNVQVPDLIAALMDPVVQPVKDAIQKYAIDEAKKYIEDLIAEYKQQFPTTKAEYEARLTSYAPTTLGGTVLDHILDSGLYGHSFNIAAVAIADHRAVLPIGDDPVGIGPATFDASHTQSWMQVGACSYLSEAVFPLGIDVTGVMSVRTSDGTTHTAVVDSDSPIECHDGSLSSFTSAPNTTNCGLTDLEALMSSSVGSVSRAYPPEQSAKPATCAGYTITGLPEPPPGFAGSGGNGSGGNGSGGGGVGSTLPSSGSDDSGGCGCRVPEGGSSQGAWLALLGLGLIAARRRRSARCQDRSTRV, from the coding sequence ATGCTCAAGCGGGTACTCGGGGCAGCCTTAGGCAGCTTACTACTTACGACATCTGGAAACGCGGGGGCTTTCAGCACCCGCGTACACATCGCGCTGGCCAACGACGTGCGCGACACCTTGATCGCGAGCGGAGCTGACTCCGTGGCGCTTCGCTTCGGCAACTACCAAGTGACCTTCAGTGCGGAGGACGCCGATGCCATCCGCAATCATCCCCTGGAGTTCCGCGCCGGAGCGATTGGCCCAGACAACACCGCGTTCCCGGGCATGACCGATCCGTCGCACGCCATCGGGCAGCGCCCCTTCGAGCAGTGCGAACTGCTGTACAAGGAAGCGATCCTCCCAGAGGAAAAGGCGTACGCGATGGGTTGCTTCCTGCACGGCAGCAGCGATGCGGTCGCGCATCACTACGTGAACTTCCTCACCGGAGAGACCTTCACGCTCAATCCCATCACCTCCAACCGTGGCCAGTCCTGGTCCAACGTGATTCGCCACATCACGGCCGAGTCGATGATTCAGGAAGCGCTATTGAAGGCCAATCCCCAGGCCTTCGAGAACACGCGATTGAACCACACGATTCCCAAGAGTTTCGTGCAGCGCGCCTACTTCGACGAACAGAGCGTGCTGTGGCAGATGACGGCCAAGCACGCCAAGGGCAAGCTCGACGCGGCCAAGGCCGCCAACCCCGGTGCTTCGCTGGTGACGGTGATTCAGAGTTCGGGCCTCGCCGCGGCGGATCACCTGATCCTCTCGCCGCTCTATCTGCGCGAAATTGACGACGAGCGCGTCGCGACCAAGGCCAGCGTGGACAAGACCCTGGCGGACCTGCAAAACCCGAGCACCACGGATGGCGCCACCCTCGGCGTGGGAGCCGGGGCCGATGGCAAGCTCGGAACCAGCGACGACACGACGGCCTGCACCGCCAGTTGTCCCACGCTCTACTCCAAGTACAAGGTGTACGTGGCGCTGACGGAGCCCCGCTTCGATGCTGGCAACAACCCGTTGCCCTCGGCTTTCGAGAAGATCAGCGAGAAGCTGCGAGACGATCTGTTCGCGTTCCTGCCGGCCTACATGCAAACGGTGGAGAACCTGTCGAGCAAGCTCAATGAGCCCATCGCTCCAGGCAGCGACGGCCTGAGCATCGACCAGGGGCAGGTCGCCGGGTTGTTCTCGCCAATGACGACCTGGGCCAGCGACATCACCACCATCGATTACGCGACGCTCGCTCAAGCGCTGCTGCCCCAGTGGCTGATCTCGATTCAGAACGCCTTGAACGCAGTCGGCGTCAACGTGCAGGTACCAGACTTGATCGCGGCGTTGATGGATCCCGTCGTTCAACCGGTCAAGGACGCCATCCAGAAGTACGCCATCGACGAAGCCAAGAAGTACATCGAAGATCTGATCGCGGAGTACAAGCAGCAGTTCCCGACCACCAAGGCCGAGTACGAGGCACGGCTCACGTCCTACGCGCCGACGACCCTGGGCGGCACGGTGCTCGACCACATCTTGGACAGCGGCCTCTACGGGCATTCCTTCAACATCGCTGCCGTCGCGATCGCGGATCATCGCGCGGTGTTGCCCATCGGCGATGACCCCGTGGGCATCGGTCCGGCGACCTTCGACGCTTCCCACACGCAGTCCTGGATGCAGGTCGGCGCCTGCAGCTACCTGTCGGAAGCGGTCTTCCCCCTGGGCATCGACGTGACAGGCGTGATGAGCGTGCGCACCAGCGATGGCACCACGCACACGGCGGTCGTCGACAGCGACAGTCCCATCGAGTGCCACGATGGCTCGCTTTCCTCCTTCACCAGCGCGCCCAACACCACGAACTGCGGGCTGACGGATTTGGAGGCGCTGATGAGCAGCAGCGTGGGCTCCGTGAGTCGTGCCTACCCGCCGGAGCAGTCCGCAAAACCCGCGACGTGCGCCGGCTACACCATCACCGGCCTACCGGAACCGCCCCCCGGCTTCGCCGGCAGCGGTGGCAATGGCAGCGGCGGCAACGGCAGTGGCGGCGGAGGCGTCGGCTCCACGCTACCGTCGAGCGGCAGTGACGATTCCGGTGGTTGCGGCTGCCGCGTGCCCGAGGGCGGTAGCTCCCAGGGTGCTTGGCTTGCGCTCTTGGGTCTTGGATTGATCGCGGCGCGTCGACGCCGCTCGGCGCGCTGCCAAGACCGCTCAACACGAGTCTAA
- a CDS encoding sigma-70 family RNA polymerase sigma factor — protein MMAFPLASEPIPRSSELDPGVLERCQRGDPVAFRAFVVRFERPVFALISRVLGRGPHVEDLAQETFLKAFRALPRFDPAGSAALSTWLFTIASRTAIDAIRKRRVDERRFAEALQLDAGSPRTPEEETARTRTRRAIQQALADLPVDQRAAFVLFELYGMDLNEVGHALDVPAATAKTRVFRARRRLQAALKSQHSDDGSRAKNESKETIG, from the coding sequence ATGATGGCCTTTCCCTTGGCGAGCGAGCCCATTCCCCGGTCGTCGGAGCTCGATCCTGGCGTTCTCGAGCGTTGCCAGCGCGGCGACCCTGTGGCGTTCCGCGCCTTCGTCGTGCGCTTCGAACGTCCGGTCTTCGCTTTGATCTCACGGGTGCTCGGGCGTGGACCCCACGTGGAGGACCTGGCCCAGGAAACGTTCTTGAAAGCGTTTCGCGCCCTTCCTCGCTTCGACCCCGCGGGCAGCGCCGCGCTGTCGACTTGGCTCTTCACCATTGCCTCGCGGACGGCCATCGACGCGATTCGAAAGCGCCGCGTGGATGAACGCAGGTTCGCCGAGGCCCTGCAGCTCGACGCTGGTTCCCCCCGAACCCCTGAGGAAGAGACCGCGCGCACACGCACACGTCGCGCCATCCAGCAAGCATTGGCCGACCTACCCGTCGATCAACGCGCAGCGTTCGTGTTGTTCGAGTTGTACGGAATGGACCTGAACGAAGTGGGCCACGCCCTCGACGTGCCAGCCGCTACGGCAAAAACGCGCGTGTTCCGCGCGCGAAGAAGGCTTCAAGCTGCGCTGAAGTCGCAGCACTCCGACGACGGCAGCCGGGCGAAGAACGAGAGCAAGGAGACAATCGGATGA
- a CDS encoding DUF1592 domain-containing protein has product MRIVNYSLPGLAAVIGVLAAGCVGDITTKGGEGGGSTPGPGPVESTPVFACKAGVAPEAVPLRRLTRVQLENSYRDLIVGVLPQEADQIWSQLQPVFDAVPADPREGPNHHWGGFTRVSQSVTQQHADRVYDLAVSLGKELTSTDARLAAVAGACAADADGSNDDVCLDDFIRTFGERVMRRAISDEDVSFYREVAGAAPFDRDDWADVASQFFAAPHFLFFVEHGEQAATTAKDVYQLGAYELAARLSYHFWQSTPDEELLGTARSGDLLKPEVYDAQITRLFEDPRSRATVRQFFAEWFLRSDVAQLNSLLGTPAFDALRGDLTPSAQLRQDMFDEVADMGTYYGYDQSSQFDEIFTSTKSFARSDELAQLYGVGKWDGSTTPPDFAEPERRGLLTRGAMLVTGSANTRPIMKGVFVRRALLCDDLAPPPANVMAVTPELATDATSREVVEALTGGGSCANCHTAQINPLGFATENFDALGRPRQNEKLIDLLTGEVKGEKPVDTQVTPRIDIEDGSTQVSDGLELQDQMLKSGKLHSCFARLYFRFTFGREENIARDACELADLHGRMLKGQSLRDVIRAVALTPAFRERNFGE; this is encoded by the coding sequence ATGCGCATCGTCAATTACTCCCTCCCGGGACTTGCCGCCGTCATCGGTGTCTTGGCGGCGGGCTGCGTGGGGGACATCACCACCAAGGGTGGTGAAGGGGGAGGCAGCACTCCCGGCCCGGGACCCGTGGAGTCGACGCCGGTCTTCGCGTGCAAGGCGGGGGTCGCGCCGGAAGCCGTGCCGCTGCGACGGCTCACCCGTGTCCAGTTGGAGAACAGCTATCGTGACCTGATCGTCGGCGTTCTTCCCCAGGAAGCGGATCAAATCTGGTCGCAGCTGCAGCCCGTGTTCGACGCGGTACCCGCCGACCCGCGAGAGGGCCCGAACCACCACTGGGGCGGCTTCACGCGCGTCTCCCAGAGTGTCACGCAGCAGCACGCGGACCGCGTGTACGACTTGGCGGTATCCCTCGGCAAGGAACTCACCTCGACGGACGCGCGCTTGGCGGCCGTCGCTGGCGCGTGCGCAGCCGACGCAGACGGCAGCAACGACGATGTGTGTCTGGACGACTTCATCCGCACCTTCGGCGAGCGAGTGATGCGTCGCGCGATCAGCGACGAAGACGTGAGCTTCTATCGCGAGGTGGCCGGTGCCGCCCCCTTCGATCGCGATGACTGGGCAGACGTGGCCTCGCAGTTCTTCGCCGCACCGCACTTCCTGTTCTTCGTGGAGCACGGTGAACAGGCGGCCACGACGGCAAAGGACGTCTATCAGCTCGGCGCCTACGAGCTGGCCGCTCGGCTCTCCTACCACTTTTGGCAGAGCACGCCCGACGAGGAGCTGCTGGGGACCGCGCGCAGCGGCGACCTGTTGAAGCCGGAAGTCTACGACGCGCAGATCACGCGCTTGTTCGAGGACCCGCGGAGCCGAGCCACCGTGCGGCAGTTCTTCGCGGAGTGGTTCTTGAGGTCGGACGTAGCGCAGCTCAACTCGCTGCTGGGCACTCCGGCTTTCGACGCCTTGCGGGGCGACCTGACCCCGTCCGCACAGCTACGACAGGACATGTTCGACGAGGTCGCCGACATGGGCACCTACTACGGCTACGATCAGAGTTCGCAGTTCGACGAGATCTTCACCAGCACGAAGTCCTTCGCCAGGTCCGACGAACTCGCGCAGTTGTATGGCGTAGGGAAGTGGGATGGCAGCACGACGCCGCCCGACTTCGCCGAGCCCGAGCGCAGGGGCCTGCTCACTCGGGGCGCGATGCTGGTGACGGGTTCTGCCAACACCCGGCCCATCATGAAGGGCGTCTTCGTGCGCCGGGCGCTCTTGTGTGACGACCTGGCACCGCCACCCGCCAACGTGATGGCGGTAACGCCGGAACTGGCCACTGACGCCACTTCACGTGAAGTCGTGGAGGCACTGACCGGGGGAGGCTCCTGCGCGAACTGCCACACGGCCCAAATCAATCCCCTGGGCTTTGCCACAGAGAACTTCGATGCCCTCGGCCGTCCGCGCCAGAACGAGAAGCTCATCGACTTGTTGACTGGTGAGGTCAAAGGCGAAAAGCCCGTCGACACCCAGGTCACTCCGCGCATCGACATCGAGGATGGAAGCACCCAGGTCAGTGATGGCCTGGAACTCCAGGACCAGATGCTGAAGAGCGGCAAGCTGCACAGTTGCTTCGCGCGGCTCTACTTTCGTTTCACCTTCGGTCGAGAAGAAAACATCGCACGCGATGCGTGTGAGCTAGCCGATCTGCACGGCCGCATGCTCAAGGGCCAGAGCCTACGCGACGTCATTCGCGCTGTAGCGCTCACTCCGGCTTTTCGCGAAAGGAACTTCGGTGAATAA
- a CDS encoding CBS domain-containing protein has product MLDLPVPRYMTSPVFSISADATLDSARQRLAQHNVSSLLVYDEGRPVAGVISRSDLLAVGTVELDPEHGALHLHLPPKKVRELATIGVVTVDPEVATVQAAAQRMVEQSVHRVFAVEACHAYGVVSTRDVTRAIADARLTQPVRTVMSTPVHTIDCSLEIESALARLRDVGTSALVVIDSSKWPVGILTQVEALEARGFFSVDSVDRVVSTRFIAVHPESALHHVAARAVATRARHALVLDRDEIVGIVSGLDFARAAAEWEPKHAA; this is encoded by the coding sequence GTGCTCGACCTGCCCGTGCCACGCTACATGACGTCTCCGGTGTTCAGCATCAGTGCGGACGCCACCTTGGACTCCGCCCGGCAACGCTTGGCGCAGCACAACGTCTCTTCACTTCTCGTCTACGACGAGGGGCGGCCAGTGGCAGGCGTGATCAGTCGTTCCGACTTGCTTGCGGTGGGAACTGTGGAGCTGGATCCGGAACATGGGGCGCTTCATCTGCACTTGCCCCCGAAAAAAGTGCGCGAACTCGCAACGATTGGCGTCGTGACCGTGGATCCTGAGGTTGCGACGGTTCAGGCGGCAGCGCAGCGCATGGTGGAGCAGAGCGTGCACCGCGTCTTCGCCGTCGAGGCGTGTCATGCCTACGGCGTGGTCAGCACCCGCGACGTCACGCGCGCGATCGCGGATGCGCGCCTGACTCAGCCCGTGCGCACCGTGATGAGCACCCCCGTGCACACCATCGATTGCTCCCTCGAGATCGAGTCGGCGCTCGCGCGTCTTCGCGACGTCGGCACGAGTGCGCTGGTCGTCATCGACTCGAGCAAGTGGCCCGTGGGTATTCTGACCCAAGTCGAGGCGCTGGAAGCACGCGGGTTCTTCAGTGTGGACAGCGTGGATCGGGTGGTGAGTACCCGCTTCATCGCGGTCCATCCGGAGTCGGCCTTGCACCACGTTGCGGCACGAGCCGTCGCGACACGCGCACGCCATGCTTTGGTGCTGGACCGCGACGAGATCGTTGGAATCGTATCCGGCCTCGATTTCGCCCGCGCCGCCGCCGAATGGGAACCAAAGCACGCGGCCTGA